In Rhododendron vialii isolate Sample 1 chromosome 9a, ASM3025357v1, the following are encoded in one genomic region:
- the LOC131299433 gene encoding purple acid phosphatase 15-like, which translates to MSIGIPLFLVVSFVLAHGHGKRIPTTLEGPFKPVTVPLDNSFRGGAVDLPETDPRVQRTVVGFEPEQISVSLSSTYDSVWISWITGEYQIGDNIKPFNPDMIASVVYYGRVRFALTRQAPGHSLIYSQLYPFEGLQNYTSGIIHHVRLTGLQPDTVYYYKCGDPSIPAMSNTFYFKTMPVSGPMSYPKRIAVVGDTGLTYNTTSTIGHLMRNSPDLVLLVGDVTYANLYLTNGTGSDCYSCSFANTPIHETYQPRWDYWGRFMQPLVSKVPIMVVEGNHELELQAGNVTFAAYSSRFAFPSEESESLSTFYYSFTAGGIHCIMLGAYIDYNKLGNQYKWLERDLAKVDRKVTPWLVATWHPPWYSTYKAHYREAECMKVAMEELLYKYAVDLVFNGHVHAYERSNRVYNYTLDPCGPVYITVGDGGNREKMAIPHADEMGNCPDPSTTPDFMGGFCAYNFTSGPAAGRFCWDRQPDYSALRETSFGHGILEVKNETHALWSWYRNQDMYDMAGDQIYIVRQPDRCPVE; encoded by the exons ATGTCAATTGGGATTCCTCTGTTTCTTGTGGTTAGCTTCGTTTTAGCTCATGGTCATGGCAAAAGAATTCCAACGACCCTCGAAGGACCCTTCAAGCCTGTGACGGTTCCACTTGACAACAGCTTCCGTGGAGGGGCAGTAGATTTGCCGGAAACCGATCCGCGGGTGCAGAGGACGGTTGTAGGGTTTGAGCCTGAGCAAATATCTGTCTCCCTCTCCTCAACTTATGACTCTGTTTGGATTTCTTGGATCACTG GGGAATACCAAATTGGCGATAACATTAAACCATTTAACCCTGATATGATTGCAAGTGTTGTTTACTATGGGAGGGTGAGATTTGCATTGACTCGTCAAGCGCCTGGCCATTCTCTCATTTACAGTCAACTTTATCCTTTTGAAGGCCTTCAGAACTACACTTCTGGAATTATACACCACGTCCGTCTCACAG GGTTGCAGCCTGATACAGTATACTATTATAAATGCGGAGATCCTTCTATACCAGCAATGAGCAATACGTTCTATTTTAAGACAATGCCTGTTTCTGGTCCAATGAGTTATCCAAAGAGGATTGCAGTGGTGGGAGACACGGGCCTTACATACAATACCACTTCAACAATTGGCCACTTGATGAGAAACAGTCCTGATCTTGTTCTATTAGTCGGGGATGTTACTTATGCTAACTTATATCTCACAAATGGTACTGGGTCCGACTGTTACTCTTGTTCATTTGCAAACACTCCCATTCATGAGACGTATCAGCCTCGTTGGGATTATTGGGGCAG GTTTATGCAGCCTCTGGTGTCCAAAGTTCCAATAATGGTGGTAGAAGGAAACCATGAACTAGAACTACAGGCTGGAAATGTGACCTTTGCAGCTTACAGTTCTCGATTTGCATTCCCGTCCGAGGAAAGTGAATCTCTGTCCACATTCTATTATTCTTTCACTGCTGGGGGCATACATTGCATAATGCTTGGGGCCTACATTGATTACAATAAATTAG GAAATCAATACAAATGGTTGGAGAGAGACCTTGCTAAAGTTGACAGAAAAGTGACTCCATGGTTGGTAGCTACTTGGCATCCACCTTGGTACAGCACCTACAAGGCACACTATAGAGAGGCAGAGTGCATGAAGGTAGCAATGGAAGAACTCCTCTACAAATATGCTGTCGACTTGGTGTTTAATGGACAT GTCCATGCATATGAGAGGTCCAATCGAGTATATAACTATACCTTGGATCCATGTGGTCCTGTCTATATCACAGTTGGTGATGGTGGTAACCGAGAAAAGATGGCGATACCTCATGCTGATGAAATGGGTAATTGTCCTGACCCATCCACCACACCAGATTTTATGGGTGGATTCTGTGCATACAATTTTACCTCAGGCCCAGCAGCCGGTAGGTTCTGTTGGGATAGGCAGCCTGATTACAGTGCGCTCAGGGAAACTAGCTTTGGCCATGGGATTCTAGAG GTGAAGAATGAAACCCATGCCCTATGGTCATGGTATCGGAATCAGGACATGTACGACATGGCTGGAGATCAGATCTACATTGTAAGGCAACCTGATAGGTGCCCAGTGGAATGA